In Methanosarcina barkeri MS, a single window of DNA contains:
- a CDS encoding 4Fe-4S binding protein — protein MVAKVNADICTGCGTCVDECPAGAISLNDDDIAVVDESECLDCGACEDACPNNAITIE, from the coding sequence ATGGTAGCAAAAGTTAATGCCGATATCTGTACAGGCTGTGGAACTTGTGTAGACGAATGTCCAGCAGGTGCAATTTCTCTCAACGACGATGATATTGCAGTTGTGGATGAAAGTGAATGCCTTGACTGCGGTGCATGCGAAGATGCCTGCCCGAACAATGCAATCACGATCGAGTAA
- a CDS encoding methanogenesis marker 2 protein, translating into MNLEELAEGIKNFEGVTRKKQIEDIVSVFEAVRPEYQNAIVDFGDDAAVIDIGGDDVILFAADGIWGRLLDASPWWAGYGAVVVNVNDIAAMGGKPLAMVDIASSSSETACKELMEGLAEGVRKFGVPLVGGHVHPDTDYNSISVAIIGIVKKDCVIRSDTARPGNLVIAAYDMDGKIGPNSPYSWDTTSFKEPALLRKSYLVTQEIAKRKLATAGKDISNPGIIGTLGMLCETSRVGAAIDLEKVPRPENVDFEQWLKVHPGTGYVFTADPEKAEECRKVFEEAGLTAAIIGKIEAGLKLDIYDKTGRVTVFDFSRESITGICSE; encoded by the coding sequence TTGAACCTGGAAGAGCTCGCAGAAGGGATAAAGAACTTCGAAGGGGTTACCCGAAAAAAACAGATTGAGGACATCGTTTCAGTTTTCGAAGCCGTTCGTCCTGAGTATCAGAACGCGATCGTTGATTTTGGAGACGATGCGGCAGTTATCGACATCGGAGGAGATGACGTTATCCTCTTTGCAGCAGATGGAATCTGGGGAAGGCTGCTGGATGCCAGTCCCTGGTGGGCAGGCTATGGAGCTGTAGTCGTCAATGTAAACGATATCGCAGCAATGGGAGGAAAGCCTCTTGCTATGGTAGATATTGCTTCTTCAAGTTCTGAAACAGCCTGTAAGGAACTCATGGAAGGCCTGGCTGAAGGGGTCCGAAAATTCGGGGTCCCGCTTGTAGGTGGTCATGTCCATCCTGATACTGATTATAACTCCATTTCCGTTGCTATTATTGGGATAGTGAAGAAAGATTGTGTAATCCGGAGCGACACTGCCCGTCCCGGAAACCTGGTTATTGCAGCTTACGATATGGACGGAAAAATAGGACCAAATTCCCCTTATAGCTGGGATACAACGTCTTTTAAAGAGCCAGCATTGCTCAGGAAGAGCTATCTTGTAACCCAGGAAATTGCAAAACGAAAACTTGCTACAGCAGGAAAAGACATAAGCAACCCCGGGATTATAGGAACACTTGGTATGCTCTGTGAAACAAGCAGAGTCGGTGCAGCCATAGACCTTGAAAAAGTCCCAAGGCCCGAAAACGTGGATTTTGAGCAGTGGCTAAAAGTGCACCCTGGAACAGGCTATGTGTTTACTGCAGATCCTGAAAAGGCCGAAGAATGCAGAAAAGTCTTTGAAGAGGCTGGGCTTACAGCCGCTATTATCGGAAAAATCGAGGCAGGATTAAAACTCGATATTTATGATAAAACAGGTAGAGTTACTGTATTTGATTTTTCAAGGGAAAGCATTACAGGTATTTGTTCCGAATAA
- a CDS encoding DUF5611 family protein — MQQYKLKRGFKPDIDRIYSVMTECFSGEISRNEGVLETSYGALSEIKVWIENKKLSVDTVSDNAVTDDETVIQTNKSFRDFLYKATGYTAKERIKNAKKEVSGE; from the coding sequence ATGCAGCAGTATAAATTGAAGCGCGGTTTTAAGCCTGATATTGACAGGATTTATTCTGTAATGACGGAATGTTTTTCCGGGGAGATCTCCAGAAACGAAGGAGTCCTTGAAACTTCCTATGGAGCTCTGTCAGAGATTAAAGTCTGGATTGAGAATAAAAAACTCTCTGTGGACACCGTTTCCGATAACGCAGTAACCGATGATGAAACTGTCATCCAGACCAATAAGTCCTTCCGGGATTTCCTGTATAAGGCTACCGGCTACACAGCAAAAGAACGAATAAAAAATGCCAAGAAAGAAGTCAGTGGGGAGTAA
- a CDS encoding chorismate--pyruvate lyase family protein encodes MRVCCGTDGSVTFLLEIMTRKTVSVITESQYTVKADKTIAALLCVEEGSEVNERVVRLSAGNTTFVHARSLSPLERMPETMKEQLMRADIPIGRILRSHNLETRRDMTELEILERQNTFDGIPVLSRSYKIVHNNHVLMWINERFPIDERWSL; translated from the coding sequence CTGCGGGTCTGCTGCGGAACCGACGGCTCAGTGACCTTCCTGCTGGAAATAATGACCCGAAAAACGGTAAGTGTAATAACTGAGTCTCAGTATACCGTTAAGGCTGACAAAACAATTGCTGCCCTTCTATGCGTGGAAGAGGGCAGTGAGGTAAACGAGAGGGTAGTCAGGCTCTCTGCAGGGAACACAACTTTTGTCCATGCAAGGTCTCTTTCTCCTCTGGAACGCATGCCTGAAACCATGAAGGAACAGCTCATGCGTGCGGACATCCCGATCGGCCGGATCCTGCGCAGTCATAACCTTGAGACCAGGCGCGACATGACCGAACTTGAAATCCTGGAAAGACAAAACACCTTCGACGGCATACCTGTTCTTTCCCGTTCCTACAAGATAGTCCACAATAACCACGTCCTTATGTGGATTAACGAGCGCTTCCCTATCGATGAGCGCTGGAGCTTATAA
- a CDS encoding UPF0228 family protein — protein MEYDTNTMGERYYIMVDKDNCSGIKRELVNEMKEDKKDWTISSPAQVIRKGDYYILPVSEQATQDIRHRYKQYTIWCSDP, from the coding sequence ATGGAATATGACACTAATACTATGGGTGAAAGATATTACATAATGGTAGACAAAGATAATTGTAGCGGCATCAAACGCGAACTTGTAAACGAGATGAAAGAAGATAAAAAAGATTGGACTATATCTTCTCCTGCTCAAGTTATCAGAAAAGGAGATTATTACATTCTTCCGGTCTCTGAACAAGCAACCCAGGACATTCGACATAGATACAAGCAATATACTATTTGGTGTTCTGATCCTTAA
- a CDS encoding UPF0228 family protein: protein MNKISKVIVVFIALLTFLALMMQSQEVKTPGLFIQFENETSEAEVKAILENYDIPVNYTIDYNSNIGRGMYYIEVDEDKIYELRKDENWTSVVEIKKGNYNIIMLSEEFGPDENVLAMVEKNNLQLKKAVMCYIQFGDGSAPWVVGENYILERYAIRIKNELETNEKVLIVGLDDIVG, encoded by the coding sequence GTGAATAAAATTAGCAAAGTAATTGTTGTTTTTATTGCTCTTCTAACCTTCTTAGCACTGATGATGCAATCTCAAGAAGTTAAAACACCTGGTTTATTTATTCAATTTGAAAATGAAACTAGTGAGGCGGAAGTTAAAGCCATTCTTGAAAATTACGACATACCCGTGAATTATACCATAGACTATAATTCTAATATTGGGCGAGGAATGTACTACATAGAAGTTGATGAAGATAAAATATATGAATTAAGGAAAGATGAAAACTGGACTTCTGTAGTTGAAATCAAAAAAGGAAATTATAACATAATTATGTTATCTGAAGAATTTGGTCCAGATGAAAATGTTCTCGCAATGGTGGAAAAAAATAACCTTCAGTTGAAAAAGGCTGTTATGTGTTATATCCAGTTTGGAGATGGATCAGCGCCCTGGGTTGTTGGAGAGAATTATATTCTGGAGAGGTATGCAATCAGGATAAAAAATGAACTCGAAACAAATGAGAAAGTTTTGATTGTAGGTCTGGATGATATTGTGGGGTAA